A stretch of the Gossypium hirsutum isolate 1008001.06 chromosome D07, Gossypium_hirsutum_v2.1, whole genome shotgun sequence genome encodes the following:
- the LOC121219308 gene encoding uncharacterized protein, whose amino-acid sequence MADWGPVIVATVLFVLLSPGLLFQIPAKNKVVEFGNMQTNGASIFVHSSIYLGLITIFLIALDLHIYVYD is encoded by the coding sequence ATGGCGGATTGGGGTCCGGTAATAGTAGCGACAGTGCTGTTTGTGTTGCTAAGTCCGGGACTGTTGTTTCAGATACCGGcgaagaacaaggttgtggagtTCGGAAACATGCAAACCAATGGAGCTTCCATTTTCGTTCATTCCAGTATCTACCTTGGTCTCATTACTATCTTCCTTATCGCCCTTGATCTTCATATTTACGTTTATGATTAA
- the LOC121219309 gene encoding E3 ubiquitin-protein ligase MBR2: LFCPQKKLPSHLETDSSETSSIQDEPEVSELIPPPGKIQRGLHHEAEDADSRDVTVMEVGSSSVVSNTRPRRKFIQRAGLGNQETLASPSVTLASQSTSQASRSNTSKYGLRNLRCSSISDVVLTGCSSSDSSLSKKKDMVKKRNSDEEASSSARGNKLSGSSLEGRNNSSGHGVSISDSRRARNWPPNRDSTVASSVRTRRSNSSYVRGRPPNQTNGNSLSLNQSSVVMPLVPQSDIPNDLNAPVSTETVSTLVSPYSQAGSISEGLHSIMQSSPSEVGVNRTLVNQDSFRRYNMDGIAEVLLALQRIEQDEELTYEQLLVLETSLFLNGLDFYDQHRDMRLDIDNMSYEELLALEERMGNVSTGLSEEALSKCLKKSIYDTASSEFANVSYEGEKDDVKCSICQEEYVNGDEVGRLQCEHRYHVACVQQWLRVKNWCPICKASAEKPHNLLHSPHD; this comes from the exons TTATTCTGTCCTCAGAAAAAGCTTCCATCTCATCTGGAAACAGATTCATCTGAAACTAGTAGCATTCAGGACGAGCCAGAAGTGTCTGAGCTCATTCCTCCACCAGGAAAGATTCAAAGAGGTCTGCATCATGAAGCTGAGGATGCTGATTCTAGGGATGTTACAGTGATGGAAGTGGGAAGCTCTAGTGTAGTGTCAAACACGAGACCAAGGAGAAAATTTATTCAGAGAGCTGGGTTGGGCAACCAGGAGACTCTGGCCAGTCCATCTGTTACTTTGGCATCTCAAAGTACTTCCCAGGCATCTCGTTCCAACACAAGCAAGTATGGTTTGAGAAATCTAAGATGTAGCTCTATTTCTGATGTTGTCCTGACGGGTTGTTCGTCCTCAGATTCAAGCCTTAGCAAAAAGAAAGACATGGTAAAAAAGAGGAACTCTGATGAAGAGGCTAGTTCCTCAGCCAGGGGGAATAAGTTGAGTGGGTCATCTTTGGAGGGGCGAAACAACAGTTCTGGCCATGGTGTTTCTATTTCTGATTCAAGACGAGCCAGGAATTGGCCTCCTAACAGGGACAGCACTGTCGCTTCTTCAGTTAGGACTCGGAGGTCAAACAGTAGTTATGTTAGAGGCAGACCTCCTAACCAAACAAATGGAAATAGTTTAAGTTTGAACCAGTCCTCCGTAGTCATGCCGCTAGTTCCTCAATCTGATATACCTAACGATTTGAATGCTCCTGTTTCCACAGAAACTGTCTCCACTCTTGTTAGTCCTTATAGTCAAGCAGGTAGTATAAGTGAGGGTTTGCACAGTATCATGCAGTCTAGTCCTTCAGAAGTTGGCGTTAACCGCACCTTAGTGAACCAAGATAGCTTCCGGCGCTACAATATGGATGGTATTGCAGAG GTATTATTAGCACTTCAGAGGATCGAACAAGATGAAGAGTTGACATATGAG CAATTACTTGTTCTAGAGACCAGCTTGTTCCTTAATGGCCTAGACTTTTATGACCAGCATAGAGACATGAGACTGGATATAGATAATATGTCATATgag GAATTACTAGCTCTAGAAGAGAGGATGGGTAATGTGAGCACTGGGCTATCGGAAGAAGCATTGTCGAAATGCCTCAAAAAAAGCATCTATGACACGGCATCTTCGGAGTTTGCAAATGTGAGCTATGAGGGTGAAAAGGATGATGTAAAATGCAGCATATGTCAG GAAGAGTACGTGAATGGAGATGAAGTAGGGAGGTTGCAGTGCGAGCATAGGTATCACGTGGCATGCGTACAGCAGTGGCTGCGGGTGAAGAACTGGTGCCCTATCTGCAAAGCATCAGCAGAGAAGCCACACAATCTTCTTCATTCACCTCATGATTGA
- the LOC121219310 gene encoding CBS domain-containing protein CBSCBSPB1 isoform X2 has protein sequence MTSYSGSPRRNISRSSFSSARRKALENGRSDSVRKLLPSPRPTGLAGERTVKKLRLSKALTVPESTTIYEACRRMAARKVDALLLTDSNALLCGILTDKDIVTRVIARELNMEETPVSKVMTKNPVFVLSDTLAVEALQKMVQGKFRHLPVVQNGEVIALLDIAKCLYDAIARMERAAEKGKAIAAAVEGVEKNWGTSFSGQNTFIETLREQMFRPSLSTIIADNPKIVIVSPDDTVLTTTKKMQECRINSAVVLVENKPRGILTSKDILMRVIAQNLPPETTSVEQVMTPNPECATLDTPIVSALHTMHDGNFLHLPVLDRDGELVSIVDVIEVTHAAVATVSQVGKNFGVNNEAASTMVQKFWDSAMALAPIEDEDETRSYSSLKLASEAAETERSLPYPSSNFPFTFGFKIQDRMGRMHRFTSDTRSLTDLITAVLQRLGDDRDRDSVPQILYEDEDHDKVVLASDNDLQVAVEHAKSVGLKGLRLHLDYSGTKDHRRRGSGSGCMDYANSDAWNTACNTVAAGAAVVAGLSLLAYLRKAGN, from the exons atgacAAGTTACAGCGGTTCGCCGAGGCGGAATATTTCAAGGTCAAGCTTTTCATCAGCGAGGAGAAAAGCATTGGAGAATGGACGTTCCGATTCTGTACGGAAACTCTTACCATCTCCTCGTCCTAC GGGACTTGCTGGAGAGCGTACTGTGAAGAAGTTGAGGCTCTCAAAGGCCTTAACGGTACCAGAAAGTACCACCATTTATGAGGCCTGCCGGAGGATGGCTGCTCGTAAGGTTGATGCTTTATTGCTTACTGATTCTAATGCATTGCTTTGCGGGATTCTCACGGACAAG GACATAGTAACAAGAGTGATTGCTCGGGAGCTTAATATGGAGGAAACACCAGTTTCTAAAGTAATGACAAAGAACCCGGTATTTGTTCTTTCTGATACTCTTGCTGTGGAGGCACTCCAGAAGATGGTGCAAG GAAAATTTAGACACTTGCCTGTTGTACAGAATGGGGAGGTCATTGCTTTGCTTGATATAGCTAAGTGTCTGTATGATGCTATTGCTCGAATGGAAAGGGCAGCTGAAAAGGGAAAAGCTATTGCTGCTGCTGTTGAAGGTGTAGAAAAGAACTGGGGAACATCTTTCTCTG GTCAGAATACATTCATTGAGACACTTCGAGAGCAAATGTTCAGGCCCTCACTGTCAACAATAATTGCAGACAATCCAAA GATTGTAATAGTTTCACCAGATGACACAGTTTTAACGACTACAAAAAAGATGCAAGAATGTCGTATAAACTCTGCAGTTGTGCTTGTTGAAAATAAACCCCGGGGGATTCTAAC ATCAAAGGATATATTAATGCGGGTAATAGCACAAAATCTGCCTCCAGAGACCACTTCAGTGGAACAG GTTATGACTCCTAACCCAGAATGTGCAACACTCGACACACCAATTGTTTCTGCTTTGCATACCATGCATGATGGCAACTTTTTACACCTACCTGTGCTAGATAGAG ATGGAGAACTAGTTTCTATTGTTGATGTGATCGAAGTTACTCATGCCGCTGTTGCTACAGTAAGTCAA GTTGGGAAAAATTTTGGAGTCAATAATGAGGCTGCCTCAACAATGGTGCAGAAATTTTGGGATTCTGCAATGGCCTTAGCTCCCATTGAAGATGAGGATGAGACAAGAAG TTATAGTTCATTGAAGTTAGCTTCTGAAGCAGCAGAGACAGAGAGATCACTTCCCTATCCTTCATCCAATTTTCCATTTACATTTGGTTTCAAAATACAAGATAGAATGGGCCGAATGCATAGATTTACATCTG ATACACGTAGTTTGACGGATCTAATAACTGCAGTCCTTCAGAGGTTAGGGGATGACAGAGATAGAGATAGTGTGCCTCAAATCCTG TATGAAGATGAAGACCATGACAAAGTTGTATTGGCATCGGACAATGATCTTCAAGTGGCCGTGGAGCATGCAAAATCAGTTGGTTTGAAG GGTTTAAGATTACATTTAGATTATTCGGGAACGAAAGATCATCGTCGAAGGGGCTCGGGTTCAGGATGCATGGATTATGCGAACTCCGATGCATGGAATACGG
- the LOC121219310 gene encoding CBS domain-containing protein CBSCBSPB1 isoform X4 has product MTSYSGSPRRNISRSSFSSARRKALENGRSDSVRKLLPSPRPTGLAGERTVKKLRLSKALTVPESTTIYEACRRMAARKVDALLLTDSNALLCGILTDKDIVTRVIARELNMEETPVSKVMTKNPVFVLSDTLAVEALQKMVQGKFRHLPVVQNGEVIALLDIAKCLYDAIARMERAAEKGKAIAAAVEGVEKNWGTSFSGQNTFIETLREQMFRPSLSTIIADNPKIVIVSPDDTVLTTTKKMQECRINSAVVLVENKPRGILTSKDILMRVIAQNLPPETTSVEQVMTPNPECATLDTPIVSALHTMHDGNFLHLPVLDRDGELVSIVDVIEVTHAAVATVSQVGKNFGVNNEAASTMVQKFWDSAMALAPIEDEDETRSYSSLKLASEAAETERSLPYPSSNFPFTFGFKIQDRMGRMHRFTSDTRSLTDLITAVLQRLGDDRDRDSVPQILYEDEDHDKVVLASDNDLQVAVEHAKSVGLKGLN; this is encoded by the exons atgacAAGTTACAGCGGTTCGCCGAGGCGGAATATTTCAAGGTCAAGCTTTTCATCAGCGAGGAGAAAAGCATTGGAGAATGGACGTTCCGATTCTGTACGGAAACTCTTACCATCTCCTCGTCCTAC GGGACTTGCTGGAGAGCGTACTGTGAAGAAGTTGAGGCTCTCAAAGGCCTTAACGGTACCAGAAAGTACCACCATTTATGAGGCCTGCCGGAGGATGGCTGCTCGTAAGGTTGATGCTTTATTGCTTACTGATTCTAATGCATTGCTTTGCGGGATTCTCACGGACAAG GACATAGTAACAAGAGTGATTGCTCGGGAGCTTAATATGGAGGAAACACCAGTTTCTAAAGTAATGACAAAGAACCCGGTATTTGTTCTTTCTGATACTCTTGCTGTGGAGGCACTCCAGAAGATGGTGCAAG GAAAATTTAGACACTTGCCTGTTGTACAGAATGGGGAGGTCATTGCTTTGCTTGATATAGCTAAGTGTCTGTATGATGCTATTGCTCGAATGGAAAGGGCAGCTGAAAAGGGAAAAGCTATTGCTGCTGCTGTTGAAGGTGTAGAAAAGAACTGGGGAACATCTTTCTCTG GTCAGAATACATTCATTGAGACACTTCGAGAGCAAATGTTCAGGCCCTCACTGTCAACAATAATTGCAGACAATCCAAA GATTGTAATAGTTTCACCAGATGACACAGTTTTAACGACTACAAAAAAGATGCAAGAATGTCGTATAAACTCTGCAGTTGTGCTTGTTGAAAATAAACCCCGGGGGATTCTAAC ATCAAAGGATATATTAATGCGGGTAATAGCACAAAATCTGCCTCCAGAGACCACTTCAGTGGAACAG GTTATGACTCCTAACCCAGAATGTGCAACACTCGACACACCAATTGTTTCTGCTTTGCATACCATGCATGATGGCAACTTTTTACACCTACCTGTGCTAGATAGAG ATGGAGAACTAGTTTCTATTGTTGATGTGATCGAAGTTACTCATGCCGCTGTTGCTACAGTAAGTCAA GTTGGGAAAAATTTTGGAGTCAATAATGAGGCTGCCTCAACAATGGTGCAGAAATTTTGGGATTCTGCAATGGCCTTAGCTCCCATTGAAGATGAGGATGAGACAAGAAG TTATAGTTCATTGAAGTTAGCTTCTGAAGCAGCAGAGACAGAGAGATCACTTCCCTATCCTTCATCCAATTTTCCATTTACATTTGGTTTCAAAATACAAGATAGAATGGGCCGAATGCATAGATTTACATCTG ATACACGTAGTTTGACGGATCTAATAACTGCAGTCCTTCAGAGGTTAGGGGATGACAGAGATAGAGATAGTGTGCCTCAAATCCTG TATGAAGATGAAGACCATGACAAAGTTGTATTGGCATCGGACAATGATCTTCAAGTGGCCGTGGAGCATGCAAAATCAGTTGGTTTGAAG ggactaaattga
- the LOC121219310 gene encoding CBS domain-containing protein CBSCBSPB1 isoform X1, whose protein sequence is MTSYSGSPRRNISRSSFSSARRKALENGRSDSVRKLLPSPRPTGLAGERTVKKLRLSKALTVPESTTIYEACRRMAARKVDALLLTDSNALLCGILTDKDIVTRVIARELNMEETPVSKVMTKNPVFVLSDTLAVEALQKMVQGKFRHLPVVQNGEVIALLDIAKCLYDAIARMERAAEKGKAIAAAVEGVEKNWGTSFSGQNTFIETLREQMFRPSLSTIIADNPKIVIVSPDDTVLTTTKKMQECRINSAVVLVENKPRGILTSKDILMRVIAQNLPPETTSVEQVMTPNPECATLDTPIVSALHTMHDGNFLHLPVLDRDADGELVSIVDVIEVTHAAVATVSQVGKNFGVNNEAASTMVQKFWDSAMALAPIEDEDETRSYSSLKLASEAAETERSLPYPSSNFPFTFGFKIQDRMGRMHRFTSDTRSLTDLITAVLQRLGDDRDRDSVPQILYEDEDHDKVVLASDNDLQVAVEHAKSVGLKGLRLHLDYSGTKDHRRRGSGSGCMDYANSDAWNTACNTVAAGAAVVAGLSLLAYLRKAGN, encoded by the exons atgacAAGTTACAGCGGTTCGCCGAGGCGGAATATTTCAAGGTCAAGCTTTTCATCAGCGAGGAGAAAAGCATTGGAGAATGGACGTTCCGATTCTGTACGGAAACTCTTACCATCTCCTCGTCCTAC GGGACTTGCTGGAGAGCGTACTGTGAAGAAGTTGAGGCTCTCAAAGGCCTTAACGGTACCAGAAAGTACCACCATTTATGAGGCCTGCCGGAGGATGGCTGCTCGTAAGGTTGATGCTTTATTGCTTACTGATTCTAATGCATTGCTTTGCGGGATTCTCACGGACAAG GACATAGTAACAAGAGTGATTGCTCGGGAGCTTAATATGGAGGAAACACCAGTTTCTAAAGTAATGACAAAGAACCCGGTATTTGTTCTTTCTGATACTCTTGCTGTGGAGGCACTCCAGAAGATGGTGCAAG GAAAATTTAGACACTTGCCTGTTGTACAGAATGGGGAGGTCATTGCTTTGCTTGATATAGCTAAGTGTCTGTATGATGCTATTGCTCGAATGGAAAGGGCAGCTGAAAAGGGAAAAGCTATTGCTGCTGCTGTTGAAGGTGTAGAAAAGAACTGGGGAACATCTTTCTCTG GTCAGAATACATTCATTGAGACACTTCGAGAGCAAATGTTCAGGCCCTCACTGTCAACAATAATTGCAGACAATCCAAA GATTGTAATAGTTTCACCAGATGACACAGTTTTAACGACTACAAAAAAGATGCAAGAATGTCGTATAAACTCTGCAGTTGTGCTTGTTGAAAATAAACCCCGGGGGATTCTAAC ATCAAAGGATATATTAATGCGGGTAATAGCACAAAATCTGCCTCCAGAGACCACTTCAGTGGAACAG GTTATGACTCCTAACCCAGAATGTGCAACACTCGACACACCAATTGTTTCTGCTTTGCATACCATGCATGATGGCAACTTTTTACACCTACCTGTGCTAGATAGAG ATGCAGATGGAGAACTAGTTTCTATTGTTGATGTGATCGAAGTTACTCATGCCGCTGTTGCTACAGTAAGTCAA GTTGGGAAAAATTTTGGAGTCAATAATGAGGCTGCCTCAACAATGGTGCAGAAATTTTGGGATTCTGCAATGGCCTTAGCTCCCATTGAAGATGAGGATGAGACAAGAAG TTATAGTTCATTGAAGTTAGCTTCTGAAGCAGCAGAGACAGAGAGATCACTTCCCTATCCTTCATCCAATTTTCCATTTACATTTGGTTTCAAAATACAAGATAGAATGGGCCGAATGCATAGATTTACATCTG ATACACGTAGTTTGACGGATCTAATAACTGCAGTCCTTCAGAGGTTAGGGGATGACAGAGATAGAGATAGTGTGCCTCAAATCCTG TATGAAGATGAAGACCATGACAAAGTTGTATTGGCATCGGACAATGATCTTCAAGTGGCCGTGGAGCATGCAAAATCAGTTGGTTTGAAG GGTTTAAGATTACATTTAGATTATTCGGGAACGAAAGATCATCGTCGAAGGGGCTCGGGTTCAGGATGCATGGATTATGCGAACTCCGATGCATGGAATACGG
- the LOC121219310 gene encoding CBS domain-containing protein CBSCBSPB1 isoform X3: MTSYSGSPRRNISRSSFSSARRKALENGRSDSVRKLLPSPRPTGLAGERTVKKLRLSKALTVPESTTIYEACRRMAARKVDALLLTDSNALLCGILTDKDIVTRVIARELNMEETPVSKVMTKNPVFVLSDTLAVEALQKMVQGKFRHLPVVQNGEVIALLDIAKCLYDAIARMERAAEKGKAIAAAVEGVEKNWGTSFSGQNTFIETLREQMFRPSLSTIIADNPKIVIVSPDDTVLTTTKKMQECRINSAVVLVENKPRGILTSKDILMRVIAQNLPPETTSVEQVMTPNPECATLDTPIVSALHTMHDGNFLHLPVLDRDADGELVSIVDVIEVTHAAVATVSQVGKNFGVNNEAASTMVQKFWDSAMALAPIEDEDETRSYSSLKLASEAAETERSLPYPSSNFPFTFGFKIQDRMGRMHRFTSDTRSLTDLITAVLQRLGDDRDRDSVPQILYEDEDHDKVVLASDNDLQVAVEHAKSVGLKGLN, encoded by the exons atgacAAGTTACAGCGGTTCGCCGAGGCGGAATATTTCAAGGTCAAGCTTTTCATCAGCGAGGAGAAAAGCATTGGAGAATGGACGTTCCGATTCTGTACGGAAACTCTTACCATCTCCTCGTCCTAC GGGACTTGCTGGAGAGCGTACTGTGAAGAAGTTGAGGCTCTCAAAGGCCTTAACGGTACCAGAAAGTACCACCATTTATGAGGCCTGCCGGAGGATGGCTGCTCGTAAGGTTGATGCTTTATTGCTTACTGATTCTAATGCATTGCTTTGCGGGATTCTCACGGACAAG GACATAGTAACAAGAGTGATTGCTCGGGAGCTTAATATGGAGGAAACACCAGTTTCTAAAGTAATGACAAAGAACCCGGTATTTGTTCTTTCTGATACTCTTGCTGTGGAGGCACTCCAGAAGATGGTGCAAG GAAAATTTAGACACTTGCCTGTTGTACAGAATGGGGAGGTCATTGCTTTGCTTGATATAGCTAAGTGTCTGTATGATGCTATTGCTCGAATGGAAAGGGCAGCTGAAAAGGGAAAAGCTATTGCTGCTGCTGTTGAAGGTGTAGAAAAGAACTGGGGAACATCTTTCTCTG GTCAGAATACATTCATTGAGACACTTCGAGAGCAAATGTTCAGGCCCTCACTGTCAACAATAATTGCAGACAATCCAAA GATTGTAATAGTTTCACCAGATGACACAGTTTTAACGACTACAAAAAAGATGCAAGAATGTCGTATAAACTCTGCAGTTGTGCTTGTTGAAAATAAACCCCGGGGGATTCTAAC ATCAAAGGATATATTAATGCGGGTAATAGCACAAAATCTGCCTCCAGAGACCACTTCAGTGGAACAG GTTATGACTCCTAACCCAGAATGTGCAACACTCGACACACCAATTGTTTCTGCTTTGCATACCATGCATGATGGCAACTTTTTACACCTACCTGTGCTAGATAGAG ATGCAGATGGAGAACTAGTTTCTATTGTTGATGTGATCGAAGTTACTCATGCCGCTGTTGCTACAGTAAGTCAA GTTGGGAAAAATTTTGGAGTCAATAATGAGGCTGCCTCAACAATGGTGCAGAAATTTTGGGATTCTGCAATGGCCTTAGCTCCCATTGAAGATGAGGATGAGACAAGAAG TTATAGTTCATTGAAGTTAGCTTCTGAAGCAGCAGAGACAGAGAGATCACTTCCCTATCCTTCATCCAATTTTCCATTTACATTTGGTTTCAAAATACAAGATAGAATGGGCCGAATGCATAGATTTACATCTG ATACACGTAGTTTGACGGATCTAATAACTGCAGTCCTTCAGAGGTTAGGGGATGACAGAGATAGAGATAGTGTGCCTCAAATCCTG TATGAAGATGAAGACCATGACAAAGTTGTATTGGCATCGGACAATGATCTTCAAGTGGCCGTGGAGCATGCAAAATCAGTTGGTTTGAAG ggactaaattga